One region of Fimbriimonadia bacterium genomic DNA includes:
- a CDS encoding bifunctional aldolase/short-chain dehydrogenase — MPQNLWNDADRDALPDLDGLVYRSRLLAADRSVVNIYGGNTSSKLTVPDHLGRPTRVLYVKGSGSDLASITDKGFAALKLDEMLPLRQRERMTDEEMTEYLSRCVFEPGRPRQSIEALLHAFVPHPCVDHTHPDAIIAIACAPDGRNIAREVYGDRVAWVDYVRPGFPLSKWIVDAAESGPQVEGVLMAKHGLVTWGPDSRTCYANTIRIVHEAEVFVREQVQAKRQFGGFDIEPMPERRAVVARILPVLRGAASKRRKAIAKWDDHEDLLTFADSLDAYPVSQVGAACPDHLVHTKRVPLFVRWKPADGLKALETALRDGVEKYVEEYLDYFERNKVEGDEPFDPAPRVVFVPGIGAFALGKDVLNAEVTRQLIHRAVAVMRGSSAMGGFLSLSEAESYEIEYWPLELYKLKLAPPPRELAGRIALVTGGGSGIGRAAAHRLCAEGANLVVTDINAETAETVACDLVKRHGEGRAVAVQCDVTSEEAVAKAFELAVMTYGGLDILVCSAGIASSAPVEETALSEWHRNQEILVTGYFLPSREAFRLMKKQGIGGSIVFVCSKNSVVAGKNATAYSSAKAAELHLARCLAEEGGPFGIRVNAVLPDAVLHGSSIWQGQWREERAAAYGIKPEELEEFYRKRTTLKLSVYPEDLAEAILFFASDRSAKTTGGALTVDAGVPAAYLR; from the coding sequence ATGCCACAGAACCTCTGGAACGATGCCGATCGGGATGCCTTGCCTGACCTCGATGGGCTCGTTTACCGCTCCCGACTCCTCGCCGCCGATCGCTCCGTCGTCAACATCTACGGCGGTAACACCAGCTCCAAGCTCACTGTGCCCGATCACCTAGGGCGGCCCACCCGCGTTCTGTACGTCAAAGGCTCCGGCTCCGACCTAGCCAGCATCACCGACAAGGGCTTCGCCGCGCTGAAGCTGGACGAGATGCTGCCGCTTCGACAGCGAGAGCGCATGACCGACGAGGAGATGACCGAGTACCTGAGCCGTTGCGTGTTCGAACCCGGCAGACCTCGCCAATCCATCGAGGCGCTCCTCCACGCCTTCGTCCCCCACCCTTGCGTGGACCACACGCACCCCGATGCAATCATTGCCATCGCCTGCGCACCCGACGGTCGCAACATAGCTCGCGAGGTGTACGGCGACAGGGTGGCTTGGGTGGACTACGTGCGTCCCGGCTTTCCGCTGAGCAAGTGGATCGTGGACGCAGCAGAGTCCGGGCCGCAGGTGGAGGGCGTGCTCATGGCCAAGCACGGCCTAGTCACGTGGGGCCCCGACTCGAGGACCTGTTATGCCAACACGATCCGCATCGTGCACGAGGCCGAGGTGTTCGTGCGGGAGCAGGTGCAGGCGAAGCGGCAGTTCGGCGGCTTCGACATAGAACCCATGCCCGAGCGCCGTGCGGTGGTAGCTCGTATTCTGCCCGTGCTTCGGGGTGCAGCTTCCAAGCGGCGCAAGGCCATCGCCAAGTGGGACGATCACGAAGATTTGCTCACCTTTGCCGACTCGCTCGACGCGTATCCCGTGTCTCAGGTGGGTGCCGCCTGCCCCGACCACCTGGTGCACACCAAGCGCGTGCCGCTGTTCGTCCGGTGGAAGCCGGCAGATGGGCTCAAAGCTCTGGAGACTGCACTCCGCGATGGCGTCGAGAAGTATGTCGAGGAGTACTTGGACTACTTCGAGCGCAACAAGGTCGAGGGCGACGAGCCCTTCGATCCTGCGCCCAGAGTGGTATTCGTGCCGGGTATCGGCGCATTTGCTCTCGGCAAAGACGTGCTGAATGCAGAGGTAACTCGGCAGCTGATCCATCGTGCCGTGGCCGTCATGCGGGGTAGCAGCGCGATGGGAGGGTTCCTATCGCTCTCCGAGGCGGAATCGTATGAGATCGAATACTGGCCACTCGAGCTTTACAAGCTGAAGCTCGCGCCCCCACCGCGAGAACTCGCCGGACGCATCGCACTCGTTACTGGGGGTGGTTCCGGCATCGGGCGTGCCGCTGCCCACCGACTGTGCGCAGAAGGTGCCAACCTGGTGGTGACAGACATCAACGCCGAGACGGCCGAGACAGTGGCTTGCGATCTCGTGAAGCGTCATGGCGAGGGAAGGGCGGTCGCTGTACAGTGCGACGTCACCAGTGAAGAAGCCGTTGCAAAGGCATTCGAGCTGGCCGTCATGACCTACGGTGGTCTCGATATCCTAGTGTGCAGCGCCGGGATCGCATCCAGCGCACCCGTAGAAGAAACCGCGCTGAGCGAGTGGCACCGCAACCAGGAGATTCTGGTCACCGGCTACTTCCTACCATCCCGCGAGGCCTTTCGCTTGATGAAGAAACAGGGCATCGGCGGAAGCATCGTATTCGTGTGCAGCAAGAACAGCGTGGTGGCCGGCAAGAACGCCACGGCGTACAGTTCCGCCAAGGCAGCCGAGCTACACCTCGCTCGATGTTTGGCCGAAGAGGGCGGCCCCTTCGGCATTCGTGTCAACGCGGTACTCCCGGATGCAGTGCTCCATGGATCGAGTATTTGGCAAGGCCAGTGGCGCGAAGAAAGAGCTGCTGCCTACGGTATCAAGCCCGAAGAGCTGGAGGAGTTTTATCGCAAACGCACCACCCTAAAGCTGTCGGTATACCCAGAGGACCTTGCCGAGGCCATCCTCTTCTTCGCCTCGGACCGTTCTGCCAAGACAACCGGCGGAGCGCTAACGGTGGACGCTGGAGTCCCTGCTGCCTACCTGCGCTGA
- a CDS encoding (Fe-S)-binding protein, with protein sequence MPEKPVAIFATCLVDSLYPDIGMGMVRVLDRLGIPHTLPPAQTCCGQPAFNAGFRDDARAVGRAFVRAFRDCEAIVAPSGSCVAYVRSHLPHLLDGTPEHGEALGLAERTWEFSEYVVDVLHKPDLGARLESPLRVALHNGCHAMRFGGIERQPRILLENVRGLTLADFERSEECCGLGGLFSVKMPQISTAMMEDKIAALLASGVDVVLTGDAGCLMHLNGGLARAGHSLRVRHYAELLGEAL encoded by the coding sequence ATGCCCGAAAAGCCGGTAGCGATCTTTGCCACATGCCTGGTGGATAGCCTCTATCCGGACATCGGCATGGGGATGGTGCGGGTGCTGGACCGGCTAGGCATTCCACACACACTTCCTCCCGCCCAGACTTGCTGCGGCCAGCCAGCGTTCAATGCGGGATTCCGGGACGATGCACGAGCCGTCGGACGGGCTTTCGTTCGCGCTTTTCGGGACTGTGAGGCCATCGTTGCACCATCGGGAAGCTGCGTGGCTTATGTGCGCTCTCACCTACCCCATCTCCTCGATGGCACACCGGAGCATGGCGAAGCCCTCGGACTTGCCGAGCGAACCTGGGAGTTCTCAGAGTACGTAGTGGACGTGCTGCACAAGCCCGATCTGGGCGCAAGACTGGAAAGCCCGCTGCGGGTAGCGCTCCACAACGGTTGCCATGCCATGCGCTTCGGCGGCATCGAGAGACAGCCACGTATCTTGCTCGAGAACGTTCGAGGCCTTACACTGGCGGACTTCGAGCGTTCGGAGGAGTGCTGCGGACTCGGCGGCCTCTTCTCCGTGAAGATGCCGCAAATCAGCACCGCGATGATGGAGGATAAGATTGCTGCACTACTGGCTTCTGGCGTAGACGTGGTGCTAACTGGCGATGCCGGCTGCCTCATGCATCTGAACGGCGGTCTGGCCCGCGCAGGCCACTCGCTTCGTGTACGCCACTACGCAGAACTTCTCGGAGAGGCGCTATGA
- a CDS encoding iron-sulfur cluster-binding protein, whose protein sequence is MKPVAKDFIPASRIALADDHLRKAIFAGAMRPYLQAAERWAETSGRERLRTQAREARVRALRKLPELLERLEKNLLSRGAKVLWAADAEEANRLIAQECVARDARLVVKGKSMVTEETGLNQHLERAGMEVVESDLGEFIIQLAGETPSHIIAPVLHKSKDAIAKLFSERLGLPLTDDPAEMMRAARSYLREKFLRADVGISGVNLAVAETGGLVLVTNEGNGRMVTTLPRTHIAVMGLERVVESWKDLASIVQLLPRVATGQSVSTYVSIIHGPRQQGEPDGPEELVLVIVDNGRSAILNSDYAESLLCIRCGACLNACPVYRRVGGHAYGWVYPGPIGSVISPLLLGLAEAPDLPMASSLCGACRDACPVKIDLPEMLVRLRAEPPMRRKGGRMMSLGMKMWRYVMLHPSVYRWGLAATRFLTRPWHGEDGSLRGLPGPASAWLESRDLPAPAPRSFRALYRGPER, encoded by the coding sequence ATGAAGCCTGTCGCCAAGGACTTCATCCCAGCCTCCCGCATCGCACTCGCAGATGACCACCTGCGAAAAGCCATCTTCGCGGGGGCCATGCGTCCCTACTTGCAAGCCGCGGAGAGATGGGCAGAAACCTCGGGCCGCGAGCGCCTTCGCACTCAGGCACGCGAGGCCAGAGTGCGCGCGCTTCGAAAGCTTCCCGAGTTACTGGAACGCCTGGAGAAAAACCTGCTGTCTCGCGGCGCTAAGGTGCTGTGGGCCGCGGACGCCGAAGAGGCCAACCGACTGATTGCTCAGGAGTGCGTCGCCCGAGACGCCAGACTCGTCGTCAAGGGCAAGTCCATGGTGACAGAGGAGACAGGCCTCAACCAGCATTTGGAGCGCGCCGGGATGGAGGTGGTCGAAAGCGATCTCGGAGAGTTCATCATCCAACTCGCGGGCGAAACCCCTAGCCACATCATCGCCCCCGTGCTGCACAAGTCCAAGGATGCCATCGCCAAGCTTTTCTCTGAACGACTGGGCTTGCCACTCACGGACGACCCGGCGGAGATGATGCGCGCCGCGCGCTCCTACCTGCGCGAGAAGTTCCTCCGAGCCGATGTGGGTATCAGTGGCGTGAACCTCGCTGTCGCCGAGACCGGCGGCCTGGTGCTGGTAACCAACGAGGGCAACGGCCGCATGGTTACTACCTTGCCGCGTACCCATATTGCGGTGATGGGTCTCGAGCGGGTCGTCGAGTCTTGGAAAGACCTTGCCTCCATAGTCCAGCTCCTGCCTCGGGTGGCTACGGGACAGTCAGTCAGTACCTACGTGTCCATCATCCATGGACCGCGTCAGCAGGGCGAACCGGATGGCCCAGAAGAGCTGGTGTTAGTGATCGTAGACAACGGACGTAGCGCGATCTTAAACTCCGACTATGCCGAATCGCTCCTTTGTATTCGCTGTGGGGCGTGCCTCAACGCCTGCCCCGTGTATCGCCGGGTTGGGGGACACGCATACGGCTGGGTGTATCCCGGCCCGATCGGGTCGGTCATTTCGCCGTTGCTGTTGGGACTGGCGGAGGCCCCCGACCTACCGATGGCCAGCAGCCTGTGCGGTGCTTGCCGCGACGCATGCCCCGTGAAAATCGATCTGCCCGAGATGCTCGTCCGCCTCCGTGCCGAACCGCCGATGCGAAGGAAGGGCGGTCGGATGATGTCGCTAGGGATGAAGATGTGGCGGTACGTCATGCTACATCCATCCGTCTATCGCTGGGGGCTCGCTGCGACTCGATTCCTCACCCGCCCATGGCACGGCGAAGACGGCTCGCTTCGAGGTCTTCCGGGCCCAGCGTCCGCCTGGCTGGAAAGCCGAGATCTCCCCGCGCCCGCCCCGCGCAGCTTTCGTGCCCTGTATCGGGGGCCCGAGCGATGA
- a CDS encoding lactate utilization protein has protein sequence MTAREAVLTALRSARGLPVGEQVTEPIPVLQVEGDPTHAFERNARALLAEVHRTQGWQAAWQHLESLIRARGWQTAATWGASAFPQPGLADVLARSGCRALQPSDWVSADVGITGADAGIAATGTIVLASGPGKPRSVSLLPPVHVALLAESRIVPTIEDWLVVNAQALPQSAGVVFVSGPSRSGDIEMVVTLGVHGPGEVHIVLVCSE, from the coding sequence ATGACCGCACGCGAAGCCGTTCTGACTGCCCTTCGCTCGGCCCGCGGCCTCCCAGTTGGCGAACAGGTAACCGAGCCGATACCCGTGCTCCAGGTCGAGGGCGACCCGACCCATGCGTTCGAGCGAAACGCCCGAGCGCTCCTCGCCGAAGTACACCGCACCCAGGGATGGCAAGCCGCTTGGCAGCACCTGGAGTCGCTGATTCGTGCAAGAGGCTGGCAGACGGCAGCCACCTGGGGTGCCTCAGCCTTTCCTCAGCCCGGTCTCGCGGATGTTCTCGCTCGCTCGGGATGCCGCGCTTTGCAGCCGAGCGATTGGGTAAGTGCCGACGTCGGAATCACCGGGGCAGACGCAGGCATCGCTGCAACCGGCACCATCGTGCTGGCTTCCGGCCCCGGCAAGCCGCGATCGGTGTCGCTGCTCCCTCCGGTCCACGTCGCCCTCCTCGCCGAGAGCCGCATCGTGCCCACGATAGAAGATTGGCTGGTTGTCAACGCCCAAGCGCTGCCCCAATCTGCCGGCGTCGTCTTCGTCAGCGGGCCCAGCCGTTCGGGGGATATCGAAATGGTGGTGACACTCGGTGTCCACGGCCCCGGCGAGGTGCACATCGTGCTCGTGTGTAGCGAATAG